A genomic window from Thiomonas arsenitoxydans includes:
- a CDS encoding cytochrome C assembly family protein, with amino-acid sequence MSILVNSLAFAFYMLAAVLSRPKPALVLGHAEGETSGATQRSERWSTWVMALAWIAQTITFAMVLHGELQPHFGFAQALSVTFWLVAAVYWVESLYYPLQMLRSWICLLAAISILLSWVFPGGFTPPYGAGPTFALHWAMGIAAYGLFGAAVLHGILLWTAERSLHRRKGAVSGVSRSLPLLTLEKLTYRLAAVGFVLLTASLIFAATFSEELFGKPFEFNHQAVFGIAAWLIFAVLMVGRVFLGWRGTRALAWLFGGTVLLMLTYVGSRFVLQVILHR; translated from the coding sequence ATGTCGATTTTAGTGAATAGCCTCGCCTTCGCCTTCTATATGTTGGCTGCGGTGTTGTCGCGCCCGAAACCTGCTTTGGTGCTGGGCCATGCGGAAGGGGAGACTAGCGGGGCGACGCAACGTTCCGAGCGCTGGTCGACCTGGGTGATGGCGCTGGCCTGGATCGCGCAGACCATCACCTTCGCCATGGTGCTGCACGGCGAGTTGCAGCCGCATTTCGGCTTTGCCCAGGCGCTTTCGGTCACGTTCTGGCTGGTGGCGGCAGTGTATTGGGTGGAAAGTCTGTATTACCCCCTGCAGATGTTGAGAAGCTGGATCTGTCTGCTGGCGGCCATTTCCATTTTGCTGAGCTGGGTTTTCCCCGGAGGCTTTACGCCGCCTTACGGCGCGGGGCCCACTTTCGCGCTGCACTGGGCGATGGGGATCGCCGCCTATGGTCTGTTCGGCGCGGCCGTGCTTCACGGCATTTTGCTGTGGACGGCCGAGCGTTCGTTGCATCGGCGCAAAGGCGCGGTGTCGGGCGTGTCGCGCAGCCTGCCTTTGCTCACCCTGGAAAAGCTGACCTATCGCTTGGCGGCGGTGGGTTTTGTGCTGCTGACGGCCTCGCTCATTTTTGCGGCGACGTTCAGCGAAGAATTGTTTGGCAAACCGTTCGAGTTCAATCATCAGGCGGTTTTCGGTATCGCAGCCTGGCTGATTTTTGCCGTACTGATGGTGGGCCGGGTGTTTCTGGGCTGGCGGGGTACGCGGGCGCTGGCCTGGCTGTTTGGCGGAACGGTGCTGCTGATGCTCACCTATGTCGGTTCGCGTTTTGTGCTGCAGGTGATTTTGCACCGATGA
- a CDS encoding PP0621 family protein: MKYLVLFVVVIVGLMLIKKSQQPRSVRQPPSPNKPPQVPEAMLPCAHCGVHSPASRCVWRDGKPYCSDEHARLGS, from the coding sequence ATGAAGTACCTCGTTCTGTTCGTGGTGGTGATCGTCGGGCTGATGCTCATCAAAAAATCGCAGCAGCCCCGCAGCGTGCGACAGCCGCCTTCGCCCAATAAACCGCCGCAGGTTCCCGAGGCGATGTTGCCGTGCGCGCATTGCGGCGTGCACTCGCCCGCCAGCCGCTGCGTCTGGCGCGATGGCAAGCCGTACTGCAGCGACGAGCATGCCCGTCTGGGGTCGTAA
- a CDS encoding sensor histidine kinase, producing MPSSRLGRERLRTYRVLAAARVLMSLMLLGWLVLLPMMQAAPHAEKPAVATLGYGVALLYVALTVASLWWSFVRTQGLAWQVLIAIAVDLLAFTTLQFTAGYPAREFALIYALPVLAAGIYGTLSLTLFVAALVTMILLGSAGFAMLGGAAEAEQRLLNAAFVGIAYFAVAVLTWQLSQRLARQEARAAASESVARRQMALNQRVIEAQRDGVMVVDRHMVLEALNPAAQQLLDLPWSDAVTARWLGGRKALRDLPVAEVVRKEVERMAIDGEEALEVKVRTPAGRKLLLRLSTLDNLPGGVGYLIVLQDLREIDARIQQEKLAAMGRLVASVAHEIRNPLGAIGQANQLAREFAGDAVQLERLHHLIGQNVERINRTVEDVLELGRTAPREIGLMLCAPLMRELHAEFDQPDQGRIGLFIQDDAAQIRFDALHLRRVLVNLLSNARRYASNQPRAIEMRQLGAGQVREIQVSNDGPLIDAELRAQLFEPFRTTSSRGVGLGLYISHELCLRNGARLLYRLEREGTPQERGSFVIQIAPGS from the coding sequence GTGCCTTCTTCGCGTCTGGGCCGAGAACGCCTGCGAACCTACCGGGTGCTGGCTGCGGCGCGCGTGCTCATGTCGCTGATGTTGCTGGGCTGGCTGGTGCTGCTGCCCATGATGCAGGCAGCCCCCCATGCCGAAAAACCCGCCGTCGCCACACTGGGTTACGGGGTGGCGCTGCTGTATGTGGCGCTGACGGTCGCGAGCCTTTGGTGGAGTTTCGTTCGCACGCAGGGCCTGGCCTGGCAGGTGTTGATCGCGATTGCCGTCGATCTGCTGGCCTTCACCACCTTGCAGTTCACTGCGGGATATCCCGCGCGCGAATTCGCCCTGATCTACGCCTTGCCCGTGTTGGCAGCGGGCATTTACGGCACGCTGTCGCTCACCTTGTTCGTGGCTGCCTTGGTGACGATGATTCTGCTGGGCAGCGCCGGGTTCGCGATGCTGGGCGGGGCGGCGGAAGCCGAGCAGCGCCTGCTCAATGCGGCCTTTGTCGGCATCGCCTATTTTGCCGTGGCGGTGCTGACCTGGCAGTTGTCGCAACGACTGGCGCGGCAAGAAGCGCGCGCGGCGGCCAGCGAGTCCGTCGCCCGGCGGCAGATGGCCTTGAACCAGCGGGTGATCGAGGCGCAGCGCGATGGCGTCATGGTGGTCGATCGGCACATGGTGCTCGAAGCGCTCAATCCGGCCGCGCAACAGCTGCTGGATTTGCCCTGGAGCGATGCGGTCACGGCGCGCTGGCTCGGGGGGCGCAAGGCTTTGCGCGATCTGCCGGTGGCCGAGGTGGTGCGCAAAGAGGTGGAGCGCATGGCCATCGACGGCGAGGAGGCGCTGGAGGTCAAGGTGCGCACGCCCGCGGGTCGCAAGCTGCTGCTTCGTCTTTCCACGCTGGACAACCTGCCGGGCGGCGTGGGCTACCTCATCGTGCTGCAGGATCTGCGGGAGATCGATGCGCGCATTCAGCAGGAAAAGCTGGCGGCGATGGGGCGTCTGGTGGCCAGCGTGGCGCATGAGATCCGCAATCCGCTGGGGGCGATCGGGCAGGCCAACCAGCTCGCCCGCGAATTCGCGGGCGATGCGGTGCAGCTCGAACGCCTGCATCATCTCATCGGCCAGAACGTCGAGCGCATCAACCGCACCGTCGAGGACGTGCTGGAGCTGGGCCGCACCGCGCCGCGTGAAATCGGGCTGATGCTTTGCGCGCCGTTGATGCGCGAGCTGCATGCCGAATTCGACCAACCGGATCAGGGACGCATCGGCCTGTTCATTCAGGACGACGCAGCGCAGATCCGCTTCGATGCCTTGCATCTGCGACGGGTGTTGGTCAATCTGCTGAGTAACGCGCGGCGCTATGCGAGCAACCAGCCGCGGGCGATCGAGATGCGGCAGCTTGGCGCCGGGCAGGTGCGGGAAATCCAGGTCTCCAACGATGGGCCGCTGATCGACGCTGAACTGCGCGCGCAGCTGTTCGAGCCGTTTCGCACCACGAGCAGCCGGGGCGTCGGGCTGGGCTTGTATATTTCTCACGAACTGTGCTTGCGCAACGGCGCGCGTCTGCTTTACCGCCTCGAGCGCGAGGGCACGCCGCAGGAGCGCGGTTCTTTTGTCATTCAAATCGCACCGGGCTCTTAA
- a CDS encoding sigma-54-dependent transcriptional regulator gives MNPADVRILIVDDEPDLRELYTLSLVHEGWQIDVAETVAQAREQLARRRYALMLTDMRLPDGEGLELLRWLEAQPDRFEKSIVITAYGSAGNAVAALKAGAFDYLSKPVDLAALRRTVHAALAAVDVEVQAPTSSALQRMVGESGVMRALKQTLQRVARSMAPVLIQGESGTGKELAAKAVHECSARASGPFVPVNCSAIPEQLLEAEFFGYRKGAFTGAMSDHAGFFAAAQGGTLFLDEIGELPLAMQAKLLRAVQERRVRPVGETAEIAVDVRLVSATHRHLERMVEQGQFRQDLFYRLNVIAVTLPPLRDRLDDLPVLVEALLGDIRRDNARPGLRLSPAALEHLRQHRFSGNVRELENLLHRAAALAAQDLIGPEDIELQGSGARAAEVLTSATALPITTILPDTTAPSMQRPADPPVTPIVAQHAPEPQPPQSPQPPMARFEAQSPLPPDLGVYLDQVERSILCEALRRTRFNRTAAAQLLGLNLRQIRYRMERLDVRDPAESPPDDPL, from the coding sequence ATGAATCCAGCGGATGTGCGTATTCTCATCGTCGACGACGAACCCGATCTGCGCGAGCTCTACACCCTGAGCCTGGTGCATGAAGGCTGGCAGATCGACGTGGCTGAAACCGTGGCGCAGGCGCGCGAGCAGTTGGCGCGCAGGCGCTACGCCCTCATGCTCACCGATATGCGTCTTCCTGACGGCGAGGGGCTGGAGTTGCTGCGCTGGCTGGAAGCGCAGCCCGACCGCTTTGAGAAGTCCATCGTCATCACCGCCTACGGCAGTGCGGGCAACGCGGTGGCTGCGCTCAAGGCCGGAGCGTTCGACTACCTGAGCAAGCCGGTCGATCTAGCGGCGCTGCGCCGCACCGTGCATGCGGCGCTCGCAGCGGTCGATGTGGAAGTGCAGGCGCCGACCAGCAGCGCATTGCAACGCATGGTGGGTGAGTCTGGGGTGATGCGCGCCCTCAAACAGACCTTGCAGCGCGTGGCCCGCAGCATGGCGCCCGTGCTCATCCAGGGCGAGTCGGGCACTGGCAAGGAGCTGGCCGCAAAGGCCGTGCATGAATGCAGCGCCCGCGCCAGCGGGCCGTTCGTTCCGGTGAACTGCAGCGCCATTCCCGAGCAATTGCTGGAGGCCGAGTTTTTCGGCTACCGCAAGGGCGCGTTCACCGGGGCGATGTCCGATCATGCCGGCTTCTTTGCCGCGGCGCAGGGCGGTACGCTGTTTCTCGACGAGATCGGCGAACTGCCTCTGGCGATGCAGGCCAAGCTGCTGCGCGCCGTGCAGGAGCGGCGCGTGCGCCCGGTGGGCGAGACGGCAGAAATCGCGGTGGATGTGCGCCTGGTCAGCGCCACCCACCGTCATCTGGAACGCATGGTGGAGCAGGGCCAGTTTCGGCAGGATTTGTTCTATCGCCTCAACGTCATCGCGGTCACTCTGCCGCCGCTGCGCGATCGGCTGGATGATCTGCCGGTATTGGTCGAGGCTTTGCTGGGCGACATCCGCCGCGACAATGCGCGGCCCGGTCTGCGGCTGAGCCCGGCTGCGCTTGAGCACCTGCGCCAGCATCGTTTCTCAGGCAATGTGCGGGAGCTGGAAAATCTGCTGCACCGGGCTGCGGCGCTGGCTGCACAAGATCTGATCGGCCCTGAAGACATCGAGCTGCAGGGCAGTGGCGCCCGCGCCGCCGAAGTGCTGACCTCTGCGACGGCTTTGCCGATCACCACCATCCTGCCCGACACGACGGCGCCTTCAATGCAGCGACCGGCGGACCCGCCGGTCACCCCAATCGTTGCGCAGCATGCCCCAGAACCTCAGCCGCCTCAGTCGCCCCAGCCCCCCATGGCCCGGTTCGAAGCGCAGTCGCCCCTGCCTCCCGACTTGGGGGTCTATCTCGACCAAGTTGAACGCAGCATCCTCTGCGAGGCGCTGCGGCGCACCCGCTTCAATCGCACCGCGGCCGCGCAGTTGCTGGGGCTGAACCTGCGTCAGATCCGCTACCGGATGGAGCGCCTCGACGTGCGCGACCCGGCGGAATCGCCGCCGGACGATCCTCTCTGA
- the ampD gene encoding 1,6-anhydro-N-acetylmuramyl-L-alanine amidase AmpD encodes MSPPISAASRDAGWMPHARHMPSPNHDARPAGMPIDLLVIHCIALPPRQYGGEAIEQLFCNRLDPRAHPAFAALEGLRVSAHFVVQRDGVLTQYVSCDRRAWHAGASRYAGRERCNDFSIGIELEGSDDEPFEPEQYDTLIALGSELLARYPLRAWVGHSDIAPGRKTDPGVGFDWRQLKNGLALPTSAFPFQRF; translated from the coding sequence ATGTCGCCCCCCATCAGCGCGGCCAGTCGGGACGCAGGCTGGATGCCCCACGCCCGACATATGCCGTCCCCCAATCACGATGCGCGGCCTGCGGGCATGCCGATCGATTTGTTGGTGATCCACTGCATCGCTCTGCCGCCGCGTCAATATGGCGGCGAGGCGATCGAGCAGTTGTTTTGCAATCGGCTCGATCCGCGGGCGCATCCGGCTTTTGCCGCGCTTGAAGGTCTCAGGGTCTCGGCGCATTTTGTCGTGCAGCGCGATGGCGTGCTCACGCAATATGTGTCCTGCGACCGGCGCGCCTGGCATGCCGGCGCGTCGCGTTATGCCGGGCGCGAGCGATGCAACGATTTCAGCATCGGCATCGAACTCGAAGGGAGCGACGATGAGCCGTTCGAGCCCGAGCAGTACGACACCCTGATCGCACTGGGATCTGAACTGCTCGCGCGCTATCCCTTGCGCGCATGGGTCGGGCATAGCGACATTGCGCCAGGGCGCAAGACCGATCCAGGCGTCGGCTTCGACTGGCGCCAGCTCAAAAACGGCCTGGCCCTGCCGACATCAGCCTTTCCATTTCAGCGGTTTTGA
- a CDS encoding ribonucleoside-diphosphate reductase subunit alpha produces MSQTTAATESTAVPQHLAHPEVDTQQQVALGDFSDYKIIRRNGAVVGFEPSKIAVAMTKAFLAVQGGQGAASASMRETVNALTENVVRALLRSRPSGGTFHIEDIQDQVELSLMRTGQHEVARAYVLYRERRTQERAKQKAAAEQQESAPVLHVLDGGLRKPLDQAALVSLIESACVNLSADVKAAPIVAETLRNLYDGVPMLEVYKAAILASRTLIERDPDYSKVTARLLLHTMRRETLNEDIPQEQMTQRYAEYFPRCIKEGVELELLDERLGQFDLARLGAALKAERDLQFDYLGLQTLYDRYFLANRADTRVNKDGRRIELPQAFFMRVAMGLSLNEIDREARAIEFYELLSSFDFMSSTPTLFNAGTRRSQLSSCYLTTVADDLDGIYEAIKENALLSKFAGGLGNDWTRVRALGSHIKGTNGKSQGVVPFLKVVNDTAVAVNQGGKRKGAVCAYLETWHLDIEEFLELRKNTGDDRRRTHDMNTANWVPDLFMKRVMEGGDWTLFSPADVPDLHDKFGKDFEQAYTRYEQKAALGEIKLFKTLPAVQLWRKMLSMLFETGHPWITFKDACNVRSPQQHVGVVHSSNLCTEITLNTNESEIAVCNLGSVNLVAHLKDAADGAKVIDQAKLKRTIQTAMRMLDNVIDINYYAVAKARNANMKHRPVGLGIMGFQDCLYQLRIPYGSQQAVEFADRSMEAVCYEAYWASSELARERGRYSSYGGSLWDQGVLPMDSLKLLAEQRGGYVEADTSSTLDWNALRAQIAQHGMRNSNCVAIAPTATISNIVGVDACIEPTFQNLYVKSNLSGEFTVINQYLVRDLKARGLWDAVMVADLKYFDGSTQRIDRIPADLKALYSTAFETDTQWIIEAAARRQKWIDQAQSLNIYMANASGKLLDDTYKLAWLRGLKTTYYLRTIGATHAEKSTVKAGQLNAVPQSPSESASASAQAVVQSGDIRYCAIDNPECEACQ; encoded by the coding sequence ATGTCCCAGACCACCGCCGCCACCGAATCCACTGCCGTCCCGCAACACCTCGCACACCCCGAGGTGGATACGCAACAGCAGGTCGCACTGGGTGATTTTTCAGACTACAAGATCATCCGTCGCAACGGGGCCGTGGTCGGGTTTGAGCCGAGCAAAATCGCCGTGGCGATGACCAAGGCCTTTCTGGCCGTGCAAGGCGGGCAGGGTGCGGCCTCGGCCAGCATGCGCGAAACAGTGAATGCGCTGACCGAAAACGTCGTGCGCGCCCTGCTCCGTAGCCGTCCCAGCGGCGGCACCTTTCATATTGAAGACATTCAGGACCAGGTCGAACTCTCGCTGATGCGCACTGGCCAGCACGAGGTGGCGCGCGCCTATGTGCTGTACCGCGAACGCCGCACACAAGAGCGGGCCAAGCAGAAAGCGGCTGCAGAGCAACAAGAGAGCGCTCCGGTGCTGCATGTGCTCGACGGCGGTCTGCGCAAACCGCTCGATCAGGCCGCTCTGGTGAGCCTGATTGAATCCGCCTGCGTCAATCTGAGTGCGGATGTGAAGGCGGCCCCCATCGTGGCGGAAACTCTGCGCAATCTGTACGACGGCGTGCCGATGCTCGAGGTTTACAAGGCCGCTATCCTCGCCTCGCGCACCCTGATCGAGCGCGACCCCGACTACTCCAAGGTCACCGCGCGCCTGCTGTTGCACACCATGCGCCGCGAGACGCTGAACGAGGACATTCCGCAGGAGCAGATGACCCAGCGCTACGCCGAGTATTTTCCGCGCTGCATCAAGGAGGGTGTCGAGCTCGAACTGCTCGACGAGCGGCTCGGGCAGTTCGACCTGGCCCGTCTGGGTGCCGCGCTCAAGGCCGAGCGCGACCTGCAGTTCGATTACCTGGGTCTGCAAACGCTGTACGACCGTTATTTCCTCGCCAATCGTGCCGATACGCGGGTGAACAAAGATGGCCGTCGCATCGAGCTGCCGCAGGCCTTTTTCATGCGCGTGGCCATGGGTTTGTCGCTCAACGAAATCGACCGCGAAGCGCGCGCCATCGAGTTCTACGAGCTGCTCTCCAGCTTTGACTTCATGTCGAGCACGCCCACGTTGTTCAATGCGGGCACCCGTCGTTCGCAACTCTCGAGCTGCTACCTCACCACCGTGGCGGACGACCTTGACGGCATCTACGAGGCCATCAAGGAGAACGCGCTGTTGTCCAAGTTCGCCGGCGGTCTGGGCAACGACTGGACGCGCGTGCGCGCCCTGGGCAGCCACATCAAGGGCACCAACGGCAAGAGCCAGGGTGTCGTGCCCTTCCTCAAAGTGGTCAACGACACCGCGGTGGCAGTGAACCAGGGCGGCAAGCGCAAGGGCGCGGTCTGCGCCTATCTGGAAACCTGGCACCTCGACATTGAAGAGTTTCTGGAACTGCGCAAGAACACGGGCGACGATCGCCGCCGCACGCACGACATGAACACCGCCAACTGGGTACCCGATCTATTCATGAAGCGGGTGATGGAAGGGGGCGACTGGACGCTGTTCAGCCCGGCCGACGTGCCCGATCTGCACGACAAGTTCGGCAAGGACTTCGAGCAGGCCTATACCCGCTACGAGCAAAAGGCCGCGCTGGGCGAAATCAAGCTGTTCAAGACCCTGCCTGCGGTGCAACTGTGGCGCAAGATGCTGTCGATGCTGTTCGAAACCGGCCATCCCTGGATCACCTTCAAGGATGCGTGCAATGTGCGCAGCCCGCAGCAGCATGTGGGCGTGGTGCACTCGAGCAACCTCTGTACCGAGATCACGCTCAACACCAACGAGAGTGAGATCGCGGTGTGCAATCTCGGCTCGGTCAATCTGGTCGCGCATCTGAAAGACGCAGCAGACGGCGCCAAGGTCATCGACCAGGCCAAGCTCAAGCGCACCATCCAGACCGCGATGCGCATGCTCGACAACGTCATCGACATCAACTATTACGCCGTGGCCAAGGCGCGCAACGCCAATATGAAGCACCGGCCGGTGGGCCTGGGCATCATGGGCTTTCAGGACTGTCTGTATCAGCTGCGTATTCCCTATGGTTCGCAACAAGCCGTGGAATTTGCCGATCGGTCGATGGAGGCGGTTTGCTACGAAGCTTACTGGGCGTCGAGCGAACTGGCGCGTGAGCGCGGCCGCTACAGCAGTTACGGCGGTTCGCTTTGGGACCAGGGCGTTCTGCCCATGGACAGTCTGAAGCTGCTGGCCGAGCAGCGCGGTGGCTATGTCGAGGCCGACACCTCCAGCACTCTTGACTGGAACGCCCTGCGCGCGCAGATCGCGCAGCACGGCATGCGCAATTCCAACTGCGTGGCCATCGCCCCCACGGCCACCATCTCCAACATCGTCGGCGTCGACGCCTGCATCGAGCCGACCTTCCAGAACCTGTACGTCAAGTCCAATCTGTCGGGCGAGTTCACCGTCATCAATCAATATCTGGTGCGCGACCTCAAGGCGCGTGGCCTGTGGGACGCAGTGATGGTGGCCGACCTCAAGTACTTCGATGGCAGCACCCAGCGCATCGACCGCATTCCCGCTGATCTCAAGGCCCTGTATTCCACCGCCTTCGAGACCGATACCCAGTGGATCATCGAGGCTGCGGCGCGCCGCCAGAAATGGATCGACCAGGCGCAGTCGCTCAACATCTACATGGCCAATGCATCGGGCAAGTTGCTCGACGATACCTACAAGCTGGCTTGGCTGCGTGGCCTAAAGACCACCTACTACCTGCGCACCATCGGCGCCACGCATGCCGAGAAGTCCACGGTCAAGGCGGGTCAGCTCAACGCCGTGCCGCAGTCGCCAAGCGAGTCGGCATCAGCTTCGGCGCAGGCCGTGGTGCAGTCTGGCGATATCCGCTACTGCGCCATCGACAACCCGGAATGCGAAGCCTGCCAGTAA
- a CDS encoding ribonucleotide-diphosphate reductase subunit beta codes for MLTWDEPQQNSASPAQGALAERSLQSMGGTSASPQSASASASASASASATAPALAVAADLYSQRAASTARVRAEDKRIINCSVDVNQLVPFKYKWAWDKYLASCANHWMPQEVNMSRDIAMWKDPNGLTDDERLIIKRNLGFFTTADSLAANNIVLGTYRHITNPECRQYLLRQAFEEAIHTHAYQYIVESIGLDESEIFNSYHEITSIREKDEFLIPFIDTLTNPEFRTSAFGGSERNDQELLRSIIVFACLMEGLFFYVGFTQILSMGRQNKMTGAAEQYQYILRDESMHTNFGIDLVNQIKLENPHLWTPEFKRELTGLFHQAVELEYRYAEDTMPRGVLGLNASMFKGYLRFIANRRAVQIGLDAIFPNEENPFPWMSEMIDLKKERNFFETRVIEYQSGGALSWE; via the coding sequence ATGCTTACTTGGGACGAACCACAACAGAACTCTGCAAGCCCCGCGCAAGGTGCGCTGGCGGAGCGTTCACTTCAATCCATGGGCGGTACATCGGCGTCACCTCAATCCGCATCCGCATCCGCATCCGCATCCGCATCCGCATCCGCAACGGCGCCGGCATTGGCGGTGGCCGCAGACCTCTACAGCCAACGCGCGGCCTCCACGGCGCGGGTGCGCGCCGAAGACAAGCGCATCATCAACTGCAGTGTCGATGTCAACCAGCTCGTCCCTTTCAAATACAAATGGGCCTGGGATAAGTACCTCGCTTCCTGCGCCAATCACTGGATGCCGCAGGAAGTGAACATGTCGCGCGACATCGCGATGTGGAAAGATCCCAATGGCCTGACCGATGACGAGCGCCTCATCATCAAGCGCAACCTCGGCTTTTTCACCACGGCCGATTCGCTCGCCGCCAACAACATCGTGCTGGGAACCTATCGCCACATCACCAACCCCGAATGCCGCCAGTATCTGCTGCGCCAGGCTTTCGAAGAAGCCATCCACACCCACGCCTATCAGTACATCGTCGAATCCATAGGCCTCGATGAAAGCGAGATATTCAACTCCTATCACGAGATCACCTCCATCCGCGAGAAGGACGAGTTCCTCATTCCCTTCATCGACACCCTGACCAACCCCGAGTTCCGCACTTCGGCTTTCGGTGGTTCGGAGCGCAACGATCAGGAGCTGCTGCGTTCCATCATCGTGTTCGCCTGCCTGATGGAAGGACTGTTCTTCTATGTCGGCTTCACCCAGATCCTGTCGATGGGGCGGCAGAACAAGATGACTGGTGCGGCCGAGCAGTACCAGTACATCCTGCGCGACGAGTCCATGCATACCAACTTCGGCATTGATCTGGTCAACCAGATCAAGCTGGAGAATCCGCACCTCTGGACGCCCGAATTCAAGCGCGAGCTCACCGGCCTGTTCCATCAGGCGGTCGAGCTTGAGTATCGCTATGCCGAAGACACCATGCCCCGCGGCGTGCTGGGTCTGAACGCGTCCATGTTCAAGGGCTATCTGCGCTTCATCGCCAATCGCCGTGCGGTGCAGATCGGCCTTGACGCCATCTTCCCCAACGAAGAGAACCCCTTCCCCTGGATGAGCGAAATGATCGACCTGAAGAAGGAACGCAACTTCTTCGAGACCCGGGTCATTGAGTACCAATCCGGCGGCGCGCTGTCCTGGGAATGA
- the dcd gene encoding dCTP deaminase: MSIKSDQWIRRMAQNTAMIEPFEPAQVREVGGHRIISYGTSSYGYDIRCANEFKIFTNINSTIVDPKNFDEKSFVDFRGDVCIIPPNSFALARTMEYFRIPRNVLTICLGKSTYARCGIIVNVTPFEPEWEGYVTLEFSNTTPLPAKIYAGEGCAQVLFFESDEVCEVSYKDRGGKYQGQHGVTLPRA; the protein is encoded by the coding sequence ATGAGTATCAAATCCGATCAGTGGATCCGCCGCATGGCGCAAAACACGGCGATGATCGAGCCGTTCGAGCCCGCGCAGGTGCGCGAGGTCGGTGGACACCGCATCATCAGCTATGGCACGTCGAGCTACGGTTACGACATCCGTTGCGCCAACGAATTCAAGATCTTCACCAACATCAACAGCACCATCGTCGATCCGAAAAACTTCGATGAAAAGTCCTTTGTCGATTTTCGGGGCGATGTGTGCATCATCCCGCCCAACAGCTTCGCGCTGGCGCGCACGATGGAGTATTTCCGCATCCCGCGCAATGTGCTCACCATCTGTCTGGGCAAGAGCACTTATGCCCGCTGCGGCATCATTGTCAACGTCACGCCGTTCGAACCCGAGTGGGAAGGTTATGTGACGCTGGAGTTCTCCAACACCACGCCGCTGCCCGCGAAGATTTACGCGGGCGAGGGCTGCGCGCAGGTGCTGTTCTTCGAAAGCGATGAGGTGTGCGAAGTCAGCTACAAGGATCGCGGCGGCAAGTATCAGGGGCAGCACGGCGTGACCTTGCCGCGCGCCTGA